Proteins from one Bdellovibrio svalbardensis genomic window:
- the rbfA gene encoding 30S ribosome-binding factor RbfA produces the protein MKNMGDGRRVARVEREIQATIAQFLIRGFKSPLPGLVTVASVKMPADLRAAKVYVSVLGSAEQEAEALELLQERAFEIQNFIGKELKMRYCPKLSFYPDHQTTEVLKVERILHELELERQANNPKTEESESDDE, from the coding sequence ATGAAGAATATGGGTGATGGGCGCCGTGTCGCTCGCGTAGAACGAGAAATTCAAGCTACCATCGCTCAGTTTTTGATCCGTGGTTTCAAATCTCCGTTGCCAGGTCTTGTGACCGTGGCTTCGGTGAAAATGCCTGCGGATCTTCGTGCTGCTAAAGTTTATGTCAGTGTCCTGGGCTCTGCAGAGCAAGAAGCCGAAGCTCTTGAACTTCTTCAGGAGCGCGCTTTTGAAATTCAAAATTTCATCGGCAAAGAATTGAAAATGCGTTATTGCCCAAAACTTTCCTTCTACCCAGATCATCAGACAACTGAGGTCTTGAAGGTGGAGCGCATTCTTCACGAGCTAGAGCTCGAACGCCAAGCTAACAATCCAAAAACAGAAGAATCAGAATCTGATGATGAGTAG
- the infB gene encoding translation initiation factor IF-2, which yields MSNPKVFEFAKEVGMTPLALMDKIREWNLPVKSHMAELEPSVLEQIKIKLSGGGSSSEEAKPKKAATRKAPAKKAAPVAAAPEAESASAKAPVIRRKKEEPAPVETKVKVISKPEVAEPAPAAVEETAAPKTTRVVTKKVAAPAPEPEVVAAPVVEEVKKAPTVKVEAPVVEAKVEAPVKKVEATPAPAAPAPAAPVEQHVAPQARKKEVVVGTSGVASSSTPATTVKRNIIGRMDLSRVQTQAPQRQQGDRPQGGYVPRPQGERPPPGAPGGGYTPRPGGYQAGGFNRPAGGAPQRNIRPGFVAQAAPAELPPTEGAGHFQNRDFDKRKRFGAPAAPAAGFGAGPSAREKEKEEEIKVFNPVEFRKREMVFQPKKKKGVLDRDAMRTQITTAAAHKRVVKVNNTMKLTDLAMEMGLKAPQLVKVLMTNGVMANMNTDLDFDTIALIVPEFGWEAQNVFKTADNVASENAFGDLDAEKVTRPPVVTIMGHVDHGKTSLLDTIRNADVAKGEAGGITQHIGAYSVKLEDGSLITFLDTPGHEAFTAMRTRGANATDIAVIVVAADDGMMPQTQESINHAKAAGVPIIVAVNKMDKPGANPDRIKQQLTELQIVPEEWGGNTIFVEVSALKKTGIKELLEQIKLVAEVAELKANPKRSGTGLVIEAKMEKGKGPVATLLVKDGTVEVGQYIVAGTMKGRVRSLTNDKGERVQSVGPGLPAEVLGLDAVPAAGDKFDVVKDEKTAEEMSSLRKEQALKAASTPTAKMSLDEIFSKVKTGDVKELAIILKADVHGSLEAINGMISKLSTSEVKARVIHSAVGGINEGDVSLANTSKGIVIGFNVRPDLGAQAKAKQLGVDIRTYSIVYELVDQMKAAMSGLLSPDVVEEVMGRAEVRNTFNVPKIGLIAGCFVLDGKVQRNNSIRLLRENKIVYEGKISSLKRFKDDAKEVASGYECGIGIENYNDVKVGDMMEAFVKKEIARELGDKA from the coding sequence GTGAGTAATCCAAAAGTTTTTGAATTTGCAAAAGAAGTCGGGATGACCCCGCTAGCCCTCATGGATAAAATCCGCGAGTGGAATTTGCCTGTGAAGAGTCACATGGCGGAGTTGGAACCAAGCGTTCTTGAGCAAATTAAAATCAAACTTAGCGGTGGAGGATCATCCTCTGAAGAAGCTAAGCCTAAAAAAGCGGCGACTAGAAAAGCTCCAGCAAAGAAAGCCGCTCCAGTAGCTGCGGCTCCTGAAGCTGAATCTGCATCGGCGAAAGCCCCTGTGATTCGTCGTAAAAAAGAGGAGCCAGCTCCTGTCGAAACGAAAGTGAAAGTAATCTCCAAGCCAGAAGTGGCAGAGCCTGCTCCAGCCGCCGTTGAAGAGACAGCTGCTCCAAAAACAACTCGTGTTGTAACTAAAAAAGTTGCAGCTCCTGCTCCGGAACCGGAAGTAGTAGCGGCGCCGGTAGTTGAAGAAGTTAAAAAAGCTCCAACGGTTAAAGTTGAAGCGCCTGTAGTTGAAGCGAAAGTGGAAGCTCCAGTCAAAAAAGTAGAAGCAACACCAGCTCCAGCGGCCCCTGCACCAGCAGCCCCTGTTGAACAACATGTGGCTCCTCAAGCTCGTAAGAAAGAGGTCGTGGTGGGTACAAGTGGAGTTGCAAGCTCTTCGACACCAGCAACAACAGTAAAAAGAAATATCATTGGACGTATGGATCTTTCCCGCGTTCAAACGCAAGCCCCACAGCGCCAGCAAGGTGATCGCCCTCAAGGTGGTTACGTTCCTCGCCCTCAAGGTGAACGTCCACCTCCAGGTGCTCCAGGTGGCGGTTACACGCCTCGTCCTGGTGGTTACCAAGCCGGCGGTTTCAACCGTCCAGCAGGTGGCGCTCCTCAGCGTAACATTCGCCCTGGTTTCGTAGCGCAAGCTGCTCCAGCCGAATTGCCTCCAACTGAAGGTGCGGGTCATTTCCAAAATAGAGATTTCGACAAGCGTAAGAGATTCGGTGCCCCAGCAGCTCCAGCTGCAGGTTTTGGCGCAGGTCCAAGTGCTCGTGAAAAAGAAAAAGAAGAAGAGATCAAAGTCTTCAATCCGGTTGAGTTCCGTAAACGTGAAATGGTATTCCAGCCTAAAAAGAAAAAAGGCGTACTTGATCGCGATGCTATGAGAACGCAAATCACCACAGCGGCAGCTCACAAACGTGTTGTTAAAGTTAACAACACGATGAAGTTGACTGATTTGGCTATGGAAATGGGCTTGAAAGCTCCGCAACTTGTCAAAGTTTTGATGACGAACGGTGTGATGGCCAACATGAATACGGATCTTGATTTTGATACGATCGCTTTGATCGTTCCAGAGTTCGGTTGGGAAGCTCAAAACGTTTTCAAAACTGCGGATAACGTCGCTTCTGAAAACGCTTTCGGTGACTTGGATGCTGAAAAAGTAACTCGTCCACCAGTTGTGACAATCATGGGTCACGTCGACCATGGTAAAACATCATTGCTGGATACTATCCGTAATGCAGACGTTGCTAAAGGCGAAGCCGGCGGCATCACTCAGCATATCGGTGCATACTCTGTTAAATTGGAAGATGGATCTTTGATCACATTCCTGGATACTCCGGGCCATGAAGCCTTCACGGCAATGCGTACTCGTGGTGCGAATGCAACAGATATCGCGGTGATCGTGGTAGCGGCAGATGACGGTATGATGCCTCAGACTCAAGAGTCTATTAATCATGCTAAAGCTGCAGGCGTTCCAATCATCGTTGCGGTAAATAAAATGGATAAGCCTGGTGCGAATCCAGATCGTATTAAGCAGCAATTAACTGAATTACAAATTGTTCCCGAAGAATGGGGTGGAAACACGATCTTCGTGGAAGTATCTGCTTTGAAAAAAACAGGTATCAAAGAGCTTCTTGAACAAATCAAACTTGTTGCAGAAGTTGCGGAACTTAAAGCCAATCCTAAGCGTTCGGGCACAGGTCTTGTGATCGAAGCGAAAATGGAAAAAGGTAAAGGGCCTGTTGCAACACTTCTAGTTAAAGACGGAACTGTTGAAGTTGGTCAGTACATTGTTGCCGGAACTATGAAGGGCCGCGTTCGTTCTTTGACGAATGATAAAGGCGAAAGAGTTCAATCTGTCGGTCCTGGTTTGCCAGCCGAAGTTTTGGGTCTTGATGCAGTTCCAGCAGCGGGCGATAAATTCGACGTTGTTAAAGATGAAAAGACAGCTGAAGAGATGTCATCTCTAAGAAAAGAACAAGCTTTGAAGGCGGCTTCAACTCCGACTGCAAAAATGTCTTTGGATGAGATCTTCTCTAAAGTTAAAACTGGTGACGTTAAAGAATTGGCGATCATCTTGAAAGCAGACGTTCATGGATCTCTTGAGGCCATCAACGGTATGATTTCTAAACTTTCTACTTCTGAAGTGAAGGCTCGCGTTATTCACTCGGCAGTAGGTGGTATCAATGAAGGTGACGTCTCTTTGGCGAACACTTCTAAAGGTATCGTTATTGGTTTCAACGTACGTCCAGACTTGGGTGCACAGGCCAAAGCGAAACAATTGGGCGTTGATATCAGAACTTACTCAATCGTTTACGAATTGGTTGATCAAATGAAAGCCGCTATGTCCGGTCTTCTTTCTCCAGATGTGGTTGAAGAAGTTATGGGTCGTGCGGAAGTTCGTAACACCTTCAACGTACCGAAAATCGGCTTGATCGCTGGTTGCTTCGTACTTGATGGTAAAGTTCAACGTAACAACTCAATCCGTTTGCTTCGTGAGAACAAAATTGTTTACGAAGGAAAAATCTCGTCTCTTAAACGTTTCAAAGACGACGCTAAAGAAGTGGCTTCAGGCTACGAGTGCGGTATCGGAATTGAAAACTATAACGACGTTAAAGTTGGCGATATGATGGAAGCTTTCGTTAAGAAAGAAATTGCTCGCGAACTAGGTGATAAGGCTTAA
- the nusA gene encoding transcription termination factor NusA, translating to MAENMFSDLSRVIEQVGKDKGIDKQVVIDAITQGMLVAARKKYGTYREIEAAYNDDTGEVELFEFKEVVPREKYIDEEVEIPYDEAVKLDPNVQLDDSIGIKMAAEDLGRIAAQTAKQIIMQKVRDAERNIIFNEFEERKGEIASGIARRVEKGAIVVDLGRTEAYIPPREQIPGEQYKPGDRIQGYLSEVRQTTRGPQIIMSRADERYLMKLFEMEVPEIYDGVVEIMAAAREPGQRAKIAVRSNDNSVDPVGACVGMKGSRVQNIVQELRGEKIDIVPWDEDITRFACNALAPAEISRVFLDDGNREMEIVVPDSQLSLAIGKRGQNVRLAAKLTTWKLDIISDSSAASRTAESIFNLMLIPGMSDTMAQNIFQSGFGSFQSVASASVQDIMTIPGYDDPEKAEKLLSEAKALVKKYESEGVAVPTASVPSASTKQSAGNSAKEQADALLKQELKKLNSQEAEEE from the coding sequence ATGGCTGAAAATATGTTTTCAGATCTTTCCAGAGTGATTGAGCAAGTTGGTAAAGACAAAGGTATCGACAAACAAGTCGTTATCGATGCTATCACTCAAGGAATGCTTGTAGCAGCTCGTAAAAAATACGGTACTTACCGTGAAATCGAAGCGGCATACAATGACGACACTGGCGAAGTTGAACTTTTCGAGTTCAAAGAAGTAGTCCCTCGTGAAAAATACATCGATGAGGAAGTTGAAATTCCTTATGATGAAGCTGTTAAATTGGATCCAAACGTTCAATTGGACGATTCAATCGGTATCAAAATGGCTGCTGAAGATTTGGGACGTATCGCTGCGCAAACAGCGAAACAAATCATCATGCAAAAAGTAAGAGATGCTGAACGCAATATCATCTTCAATGAGTTCGAAGAACGTAAAGGTGAAATCGCATCTGGTATTGCTCGTCGCGTGGAAAAAGGCGCTATCGTGGTCGACTTGGGTCGCACGGAAGCTTACATTCCACCTCGCGAACAAATCCCTGGTGAGCAATACAAGCCGGGCGATCGCATTCAAGGTTACTTGTCTGAAGTTCGTCAAACAACTCGTGGACCTCAAATCATCATGTCTCGCGCTGATGAACGTTATTTGATGAAACTTTTCGAAATGGAAGTTCCGGAAATTTACGACGGTGTTGTTGAGATCATGGCTGCGGCTCGTGAACCAGGACAACGCGCTAAAATCGCGGTTCGTTCTAACGACAATTCTGTAGATCCAGTAGGTGCCTGCGTTGGTATGAAAGGTTCTCGTGTACAAAATATCGTACAGGAACTTCGCGGCGAGAAGATCGATATCGTTCCTTGGGACGAAGACATCACTCGTTTCGCATGTAATGCCTTGGCTCCGGCTGAAATTTCCCGCGTATTCCTTGATGACGGAAACCGTGAAATGGAAATCGTTGTTCCAGATTCTCAATTGAGCTTGGCAATCGGTAAACGTGGTCAAAACGTCCGCTTGGCAGCTAAATTGACGACTTGGAAGTTGGATATTATTTCTGACTCTTCAGCGGCGTCTCGTACTGCGGAATCAATCTTCAATTTGATGTTGATCCCTGGCATGAGCGACACAATGGCGCAAAACATCTTCCAATCTGGTTTCGGATCATTCCAGTCTGTGGCTTCGGCTTCAGTCCAGGATATCATGACAATCCCAGGTTACGATGATCCTGAAAAGGCAGAGAAACTTTTGAGCGAAGCGAAAGCTTTGGTTAAAAAGTATGAATCTGAAGGCGTGGCGGTGCCAACGGCATCTGTGCCGTCAGCATCTACGAAGCAATCAGCGGGTAATTCTGCTAAAGAACAAGCAGATGCACTCTTGAAACAAGAGTTGAAGAAATTAAACTCTCAAGAAGCTGAAGAAGAATAG
- a CDS encoding ribosome maturation factor RimP, translating to MEKVEQFANEAATQEGCFVYDIEFIGGGKGRTLRLFIDKEEEGAISIEDCSNVAKAFNVFLDANEDLIPGASYTLEVSSPGLERHLVKPWHFKKAVGKKVYLKTSKALESCGVEDKKLKAAKTVENVISAADDEGVQFVIGDVNFKIPYAIIEKAKVLFEINKGQKK from the coding sequence ATGGAAAAAGTAGAACAATTTGCCAATGAAGCAGCAACTCAAGAGGGTTGTTTCGTATACGATATCGAATTCATTGGTGGCGGCAAGGGTAGAACACTTCGTTTATTCATCGATAAAGAAGAAGAAGGCGCAATTAGCATTGAAGATTGTTCGAATGTGGCAAAAGCATTCAACGTTTTCTTGGATGCCAATGAGGATCTTATTCCTGGAGCCTCTTACACTTTGGAAGTTTCTAGTCCCGGTCTTGAGCGCCATTTGGTAAAGCCTTGGCACTTTAAAAAAGCTGTTGGAAAAAAAGTTTATCTAAAAACCTCCAAGGCTCTTGAGAGCTGCGGTGTGGAGGATAAGAAGTTGAAAGCTGCGAAAACGGTTGAAAACGTGATTTCAGCGGCGGACGACGAAGGTGTGCAATTCGTGATTGGCGATGTGAATTTTAAAATTCCTTACGCGATCATCGAAAAAGCTAAAGTTTTGTTTGAGATTAATAAAGGTCAGAAAAAGTAA
- a CDS encoding GNAT family N-acetyltransferase: MQLMIESLYTPHKAAMRSLIDAIVADQGLHAGFYWPMDLLGAEMATAEAVGIFVEEELAGFVLYREVPGAWEISLVATHPKFRRRGLMEALIKHLIAAKGQGVELWLEVHQDNHSAQKLYEKLGFTMTGRRPRYYKDGATALLYSCP, from the coding sequence ATGCAACTAATGATTGAGTCTCTTTACACTCCCCATAAGGCCGCAATGCGATCTTTGATCGACGCCATCGTCGCCGATCAGGGATTGCATGCAGGATTTTACTGGCCCATGGACCTGTTGGGGGCTGAGATGGCGACAGCTGAGGCCGTGGGGATCTTTGTCGAGGAGGAGCTTGCCGGCTTTGTGCTTTACCGGGAAGTCCCAGGTGCTTGGGAGATTTCCCTGGTGGCAACTCACCCCAAATTTCGTCGCCGAGGGCTGATGGAAGCCCTTATAAAGCATCTAATAGCCGCAAAGGGTCAAGGGGTCGAGTTGTGGCTGGAAGTGCACCAGGATAACCACTCAGCGCAAAAACTCTATGAAAAACTCGGGTTTACGATGACGGGGCGGCGTCCGCGGTATTATAAAGATGGGGCCACGGCGCTCCTGTACTCATGTCCCTAG
- a CDS encoding porin family protein: protein MKKYFYILAVLSMAPVMAAAQTLESDVDAELDQLYANQKASNAQATAPAQAQQAQPLNLNGSQPIYILNQAPSSASAQVQQSQVQKQPTTVIEASPLTESRAEQIRRSRQDAEVQTEQRIVEKLEQSRMEDEKKRASVLFGDKFNALNNQQQEVQAQPVQQVQQVQQVQAPVQVQQVAEPKENTRDIIREELASAMKSEEVAAAAPIESKYVAAMAGIADLPDVRNVKGNYSLGVAFGNKYDNFVLEGAFIYSNYTVDQSGGLYGLNVNSANNPFNVDVNQYTGQLAGKVQLFSGVIRPVLGALASYSYRSFRMTNANYSAYNSSEAKSHAIDFGALAGVDLEFNPKYSLGLDFRYMWNMSSRIDANTNSWVNSPAYGTPIEKLQYYVMSVVGRVNF from the coding sequence ATGAAAAAGTATTTTTATATCCTCGCGGTATTGAGCATGGCGCCGGTTATGGCTGCAGCTCAAACCCTCGAAAGCGATGTGGATGCTGAACTTGATCAATTGTATGCCAATCAAAAAGCATCCAATGCTCAAGCGACTGCACCGGCTCAAGCTCAACAAGCTCAGCCATTGAATCTTAATGGAAGCCAACCGATTTATATTCTAAATCAGGCTCCATCAAGTGCTTCAGCGCAAGTACAACAATCACAAGTTCAAAAACAACCTACTACTGTGATTGAAGCCTCTCCATTGACAGAGTCCCGCGCGGAACAAATCCGTCGTTCTCGTCAAGATGCTGAAGTTCAAACTGAACAAAGAATCGTAGAAAAGCTCGAACAGTCTCGTATGGAAGACGAAAAGAAGAGAGCGAGCGTTTTGTTTGGTGATAAATTTAATGCTTTAAATAATCAACAACAAGAAGTTCAGGCACAACCTGTTCAACAAGTTCAGCAGGTGCAACAAGTACAAGCTCCAGTGCAAGTACAACAAGTTGCAGAGCCTAAAGAAAACACGCGCGATATTATTCGCGAAGAGTTGGCTTCAGCGATGAAGTCCGAAGAAGTGGCGGCCGCGGCTCCGATCGAATCTAAGTATGTTGCCGCGATGGCCGGTATTGCTGACTTGCCAGATGTTCGCAATGTTAAAGGGAACTACTCTTTGGGTGTGGCGTTCGGTAATAAATATGACAACTTCGTTCTTGAAGGCGCGTTTATTTATTCAAACTACACTGTGGATCAAAGCGGTGGTCTTTATGGTTTGAATGTGAACTCTGCAAACAATCCATTTAATGTGGATGTGAATCAGTACACAGGACAACTTGCTGGTAAAGTTCAATTGTTCTCTGGTGTGATCAGACCGGTTCTTGGAGCTTTGGCTTCTTACTCATACAGATCATTCAGAATGACGAATGCGAACTATTCAGCTTACAACAGCTCTGAAGCGAAATCGCATGCAATTGATTTCGGTGCCTTGGCAGGTGTGGATCTTGAGTTCAATCCTAAATATTCTTTGGGTCTGGACTTTAGATATATGTGGAATATGTCCAGCCGTATCGATGCGAACACAAACTCATGGGTGAATTCGCCTGCATACGGTACTCCGATCGAAAAACTCCAATACTACGTCATGTCTGTAGTTGGACGCGTTAACTTCTAA
- a CDS encoding S1 family peptidase, which translates to MKASLIGITGTLALSLSFLTACSGGGSSNANDNVEAQNCEVSGSSYGIIGGNTLASNTPLSESTVMVIHLKGEDAAICTGTLIDDDKVLTAAHCTSRDSSEKTIIAFSNNVTCVSRAIKRTARPVIAQEIHPSYRYGWERPENATNDLAVLKFSGSVPAGYKVRPLPSASYDATKATEIVMSGYGRTDEDNGDSTGTLRFTTASPSRLKKSFYMKYVKQEFTVDKTIVVEQPYNGVCSGDSGGPLYAKDANGLTLIGVTSMVADVNSERRADMRVCHGIGLFVDVRAQLDWIEKSMRALN; encoded by the coding sequence ATGAAGGCTTCTTTAATCGGAATCACTGGCACACTTGCCCTTTCTTTATCCTTTCTAACTGCCTGTAGTGGCGGCGGCTCTTCGAACGCCAATGACAATGTGGAAGCACAAAACTGCGAAGTTTCGGGTAGCTCCTACGGAATCATTGGCGGGAATACTCTAGCCAGTAACACTCCTCTTTCTGAAAGCACCGTCATGGTTATTCACCTCAAAGGCGAAGACGCCGCAATCTGCACGGGCACTTTAATTGATGACGATAAAGTTTTAACAGCGGCCCACTGTACCTCCCGGGACTCTTCAGAAAAAACTATCATTGCGTTCTCTAATAATGTGACCTGTGTGAGCAGAGCGATAAAAAGAACGGCTCGTCCGGTGATAGCGCAGGAAATCCATCCTTCTTATAGATATGGCTGGGAAAGACCTGAGAATGCGACAAATGATTTGGCAGTTCTTAAGTTCAGCGGCTCTGTACCTGCTGGCTATAAAGTGCGCCCGCTTCCATCAGCTTCTTATGACGCCACCAAGGCCACGGAAATTGTCATGAGTGGGTATGGTAGAACAGACGAAGATAATGGAGACTCGACAGGCACATTGCGCTTTACGACAGCTTCGCCTTCTCGCCTCAAAAAAAGTTTCTATATGAAGTACGTAAAACAGGAGTTCACCGTCGACAAAACAATCGTCGTCGAGCAGCCGTATAATGGGGTATGCAGCGGTGACTCTGGCGGCCCCCTGTATGCGAAAGACGCAAACGGCCTGACTTTGATTGGCGTGACCTCCATGGTGGCCGACGTCAATTCAGAACGACGTGCTGATATGCGCGTTTGCCACGGGATTGGTCTGTTCGTGGATGTGAGAGCTCAACTAGATTGGATTGAAAAATCCATGAGAGCGCTTAACTAG
- a CDS encoding alpha/beta family hydrolase: MRPFAVFKNREDAGRRLGESLLRFKNQNPLILAIPRGGVPIGYEVAKILKAPLDLIMVKKIGAPLNPEFAIGAVSEDSKPLLNHAVIQTYHFNRHEIEKTAQQKIAEVREQIQKLRGNKKPELIEKRVIILVDDGIATGATLFAAIQFLRTKKPAKIIVAAPVAARDTVYELQAMADDVVCLETTDDLIAVGMWYEFFNQVSDQEVIQQLKEIHFLKSHGLSDEITIKDGMITLSGILTPVENAKALVIFAHGSGSSRHSPRNQYVARELNKRHFSTLLFDLLTDEEASERRYVFDIELLAQRLMKATDWAVDHFKKTPLPIAYFGASTGAGAALIAAAKTRHPIYTVVSRGGRPDLAMDYLEQVEAPTLLIVGGNDFEVIKLNELAKKKLGSCKLVLVANATHVFEEPGALEEVAELAMDWLEEQLPHKAKQSKKSHISHSSRKLDLGR; this comes from the coding sequence ATGAGACCCTTTGCTGTCTTTAAGAATAGAGAGGATGCCGGTCGTCGCCTTGGCGAGAGCCTGTTGCGTTTCAAAAACCAAAATCCTCTTATCCTGGCGATTCCCCGAGGCGGAGTTCCTATCGGCTACGAAGTCGCCAAAATACTCAAGGCCCCCTTGGATCTGATCATGGTCAAAAAAATCGGGGCCCCTTTAAATCCCGAATTCGCCATCGGCGCCGTGAGCGAAGATAGCAAACCCCTCTTAAATCACGCAGTCATTCAAACCTATCACTTCAACCGTCATGAAATAGAAAAGACCGCTCAACAAAAAATCGCCGAAGTGCGCGAGCAAATACAAAAATTGCGCGGCAATAAAAAACCTGAATTAATTGAAAAACGCGTAATCATTCTGGTCGATGATGGTATCGCCACCGGAGCAACCTTGTTTGCGGCGATTCAGTTTTTGCGCACTAAAAAACCAGCGAAGATTATTGTCGCCGCCCCCGTCGCCGCCAGAGACACTGTTTACGAACTTCAAGCAATGGCTGATGATGTCGTCTGCCTGGAAACCACTGACGATCTTATCGCAGTTGGGATGTGGTATGAATTCTTCAACCAGGTTTCTGACCAGGAAGTCATACAGCAGCTCAAAGAGATTCACTTTTTGAAATCCCATGGGTTGAGTGACGAAATCACCATTAAAGATGGCATGATCACGCTTTCCGGTATTTTAACCCCCGTCGAAAATGCAAAAGCCTTGGTTATCTTCGCCCACGGATCTGGCAGCAGTCGCCACAGTCCTCGCAATCAGTATGTGGCCCGGGAACTCAATAAAAGACACTTTTCAACGCTTTTGTTTGATTTACTGACCGATGAGGAAGCCAGTGAGCGCCGTTATGTTTTTGACATTGAACTCCTGGCTCAGCGCTTGATGAAGGCGACGGATTGGGCCGTGGACCACTTTAAAAAAACACCTTTGCCAATAGCCTACTTTGGAGCGAGCACCGGTGCCGGTGCAGCCCTGATCGCGGCGGCGAAAACACGTCACCCCATTTACACTGTTGTCAGCCGAGGTGGACGCCCCGATTTGGCTATGGACTATTTGGAACAAGTCGAAGCTCCCACTTTGCTTATTGTTGGCGGCAATGACTTTGAAGTTATTAAACTAAATGAACTCGCCAAGAAAAAACTGGGATCTTGCAAATTAGTTTTAGTCGCTAACGCCACTCATGTCTTCGAGGAGCCGGGCGCGCTGGAAGAAGTCGCGGAACTGGCAATGGATTGGCTGGAAGAGCAACTTCCGCATAAAGCTAAGCAGTCAAAAAAATCGCACATCAGTCATTCTTCGCGGAAATTGGATTTAGGCAGATAA